DNA sequence from the Leishmania panamensis strain MHOM/PA/94/PSC-1 chromosome 17 sequence genome:
ACTGCATTGGCCGCCTGGCGCATGGCGATAGGGAAATGCTGCAAACCATCGCTTCCCTTGGTGGTGTCGACTTGCTCATCGATGTACTGTTCAGTTCTTCCGGCGACCGCGACCACCAGGTACCAATCCTAGCCTCGTACGCGCTGGTCAacctgtgctgcagcagtgacgaGAACCTCAAGGTGGCGATGGGGCACGAGCGCTATGGCGAGGTGAAGTTCCGCCTGCTCGAGGGCCTTGCGCGCGCCTTTGGTACGAACGCGTCCCGCGAGGGCTTTGgccgcgccaccgcgcaggAGACGGCGGGGCCGTTCCCCTACTACGGCGTCACGATCCAAGATGAGTGGACGTACGCCTCGTCCGGTGGCCGGCCCATCTTCTCCACATTCATGGACAACCCGCAGTTTTACCTCTACGTACGTGTGGAGACGGACATCGCCTTCATCATTCAGGACACCCTCTACGAGGCCCGCCTGCGCAAGAAGCGGCGTAACAACTCCGTCTACATGGGCATGGCTATCTTCGAGGGAGACCCGACCCTAGCAAAGCTGGGGCTCAAGCAGCTCGACTTTCACGGCCAAATGATCGAGATCGGCCACTACACCTCCAACTGCGAGAAtgtgctgcactgcacgcTGCCGGCCTCCGACACGCCGTACATGGTCGTCCCCTTCACGAGTCAGAAGGGtcggcacacacacttcGCCCTGTCCGCCTTTGGCAACCACCCAATCGAGCTGACGTCGGTGCCGGATCAGGTAGGGTGGGTTCACACGGTACTGCTGGGTAAGTGGACAGAGTTCACCGGCCACGGCGGCGAGTCCTTCGACTGGCGCTGCAACCCGCAGATTAAGCTGAAGCCGAAAGAGGCGTGTCGCGTCGTCTTCGTCCTTTCGTACCTCTCCCTGGATGAGCAGCGGgctcagctgcggcaggaggaggaggaggaggagtggcaAAATACGCGTCCGCGCCTGCACggccgcctcttctccaaCGCCTTCGCGGCAGACAAGCGCTACCTCAAGGCAATCGTGCCCCTCCCTCAAGGCTCGACCTTCGTAGCCAGCAACACGTTCGCCAGCAACAGCTACATCACCACCTCGGCCACCCTCGACAAGAATGGGGACTACGTCTATATCCCCTTCACCGAGGCCCCTTATCAGGACACTTACCGCGTCTCCGTTTACTGCGACTCAGACGAGGTGGAGATCAAGCCGATGCAGGGGCAGGCGAGCGAGTGGATGTGTGCGAGCCTTTCTGGCACATGGCAGGGCAAACCTATCTCCGTTGACCTCGACACGACCGGGAAGATGGTGGTAGTCATGTACAGTCCTGGCGCCTTTGTGCGGCCGCGTTTGCTGAGCGCTGCTACACAGAAGCGCATTGCCGGCATCGACTCCTACTGGAACactgaggcggcggtggagtaCGACAGTAAAGGGAAGCTCACGGTGCAGGTCGAGGCAATGATGCGTAGTGGCGCACTCAACGCAGCAGGAACGCGTGGCACCATCGAGCCTGGCTCGAGCCCCACGACGCAAGTGCTGGCGAAGGATATCAGGTTTGACCTCTTTATCTTCACCAACACAAAGTGCACCCTGACGCAGGTCAGCTTCGACGCGTCGCCCAGCTCATGGCCGTGCCCGACGCAATCTACCTCTCTGGGCTTGCTGGCCTATCCGCAGCTTGTGGAAGACGTCGATGCCATTGATGGCgtcgacggcgatgacgaaGACAATAGTGACGACCTCGCCAGCGAAAATTCATACGGCGAGCGGAACGGCATCTCGGCAGCCGCGCGCGAGGCTCGTGAGACAGAGTTGCTGAAATCCTTAGAGAAGCAAGAGGCCGAGAaccgcctccttcagcggcagctggcACAGCAGGCATGTGAGCtagaggcgctgcggaacAGCGGCGTCAGTGTGGTCACCCCAACAAACTGCGACAGGAGGCGTGGGAGCAGTGCGAAGTCGTCGGGGTCCAAAGCACCCAAAGGGGTCTCGTCCGCCATGGTAGACAACTACGCGACCCTCCCGGAGGGGAATCAGCGGTCAGGAAAGGAGgccagtggcggcggcagtgcgcgTGTAGCGCTGCAGGCTGTGGGTCGTAACACCGCTCGCGGCAGCATTGCAAGCCCGGTCGACGCGAAGAGAGCATTCACGAAGACACTCTCTACCGGGCCGGCGCAGCAAGGCTCCGACGTGACGCGTCGACGGCCAATGGCTCCCGCTGGGGCGGCATCGCCGATGAACAGGTCGGGCACGGCTGACAACATGGCCCCCGCAGCACCACTACCACAGGTGAAAGAGTCAGTGGAGTACACGTTGATGAAGCTGCGCGAAATGAGCAAGCGTGCCACTACCCATGCTCGCTTAGCTGGCAACAAGGAGGATACTGTGTGGAGAGCGATTCTGGAAGACATTggggaggtgcagcagcgactgctcAAGGCCTTTCATATGCTCTGACTCCTCTGTCAGACGAGCGGAggttgggtgggtgggagagtCACGGGCACCGAAGTGattgtgtgcgcgtggggagagaagaggatgagGTGGATGGAAAAGGCAggcgggtggggaggaggagacacgGAAAGAGACGCTACCGTGCGTCCGTATGGCggcccttcccctcccctgaCATCGACGCACTATAATGGCCTCTTTCTGGTGTTCCGCTGTTCTTCCGCTTTAcaccttttctctgttgtgtTATCGTCGCCCGCCAGCGTGGCTGAGTTGGAGTGCctgccttcctcctttttcttaGGGCCATGCTTGTGGTCCACGCACCGTGCCACCATCCATCTATATCGTGAGCGTGCCCCAGCAGGGACACACGGTCGCCCTCGTCGTCGTGGTTtggtctctttctctctctgtataAGCTGTTGTGGCTTCCTTTTAGCTTGCTTACTTGCATAGTCCGCTCTGTATCCACTTATGTCGCTGCGCTCTATCCCTCAGCGacgccccccttctcctctcctggTTCACTGCCCCATCTGCGCGCCCTGTGCACCTGACTCCACACCCCGCGTGTAGCGAGGCCTGTGGAGGCTCTTTCCCACGTGAcagagcgagggggaggagtggtgctctttctctccgttGTTTTGTTGTGGCTTGTGTTTCTACTGCCGTGCTCAACCAGGCACTGTCTTCACCTATGAGTAGGCATGCACGCCTGAGCTGATGCCCTTATCCTCCCTCGCTTgactttctttcctcctctctctggtCTCATCCAGTGAGCGACCATTGGCCTCTTTCAGtattttttccctcttcgctctccctttggcctccgctctctttttctctctctctctctctctgtgtgtgtgcgtgtctatctgtctgtctgtctctctctctctctccgcctcacTCTCCTCAGGGAAAGAGATCGAGGCGTAGGCCGCGTTGTGTCTTCCCGTAGAGCCACAGTTTTCGTTtacgctttctctctcccttttccttccttgcCAGCTGCGAGTgcgtatgcgtgcgtgcgctcgGCCGAAGACGAggttgaggaggaggtggaggagagatgaGGTGATGCAAAGACTAATATAGATGCATggcagagggaaaggaacACGAAGGCAGACGAGCAAACGAGTACTCCCAAGGTGAAGGGTGCACGAGGAGCAGACCATCGCTGTCGTACATCCGAATCTGTTAGGTCAACCCCTTCCCCAATGCCGCGCTTCATCCTTTGATGGGAGCCGCAGCCCTTTCCTCTGCCGTTCTCTCCGCGCTCCGCTGATTCTCCCAGCCCCTCACATTTGCCCACACCTCCTTTCCCCACTTGCAATGTACTTTAGTGAACTAAGCGTTAAATCAAGCATACACCCACTCCCCTACGTGCGCCCtagcagagagggggaaagccGCGCGGATGTGCCCAGCAACGTGGGAAGAGGGACGATGTGGAGACTTCAAGCGCGTCTGCTCCTACCGCCATCCCTGTGCGCCACTGTCGAAGGCAAGCTTTGCTGCGTTCTTCCTGCCTTCCTTTCCCGTGCCATCGCAGCCTCTTCATGCCACGTCATTTCTTCCCCGCGCCACACATGtatcttctctcctcttttcttctttctctttccattcGCCTtcggttgctgctgccgccgcacatacctccctcccccattcACTTCAATgccacgcctccccccccccccggtgTCCACTCCACGAAGCAACTTTGCAGCTGGCAGAGTACTCGTAGTAGGCCCTCTCGACTTTTCGTTCGTCTTGCACAGTCAGCGtttcctccgctctctttcttcttgctTCACCCGCAGACACGCGTACGTACGGACGACTAAACCTATCCACTGCGCGGTTCCGTGCGCCCCTGTCTGTTATCTTCCCTTTTATGATCTGCATTCCGTGGAGTTACTTCTCTCACACGTAGCCGTTAAAGTTCAGCGGCAGTCTTCCTCAGCCACGACAGGAACTTTTGTGCAAGAACTCGTTGGGTGGCCACTCctagagagaggcacactcGTTACTGctgctcgctttctcttgataccccctcctcctcgtccagtGCATCATCCTCAGAGTGCCTTACTCAGTGGATGCGAGAAGGCAATGCTCCGCTCAGTGCACCGCACCGCGCCGTTAGCTGTGACGGGTACGACGGCCGTATTGTCCACGTCTGCTGTGTCATTTGCCTTGCAGACGGCCCAGCGGACCAAGTACGTGCGGCAGCCTAGTGCTCACTGGGACCCTGTTCACGAGGATATCAACGCCCACGTGAAGCGCCGCATCCCCGGCGAGACGCGCGTCGATCGCGTGAAGCGCTTTGCACGTGAGTGGCGTAACGTAGAGCTGGAGCTGGGCGTGTACAAGGATTCCCGCGGTCGTGAGGTCAAGTACCGCAAGACGTTCGTGTACCGCTATACCTACCCGAACGCGTTTGA
Encoded proteins:
- a CDS encoding kinesin, putative (TriTrypDB/GeneDB-style sysID: LpmP.17.1080): MSKAVVSRPRVYVRIRPLNEREVREGKGELACRGDARQPDVLFLKKDETLEQQVRFDQVFDHCSNQQLVFDQIGLEILRTLFSGYNASVFAYGQTGSGKTYTMEGDKGGGMSGGASSEEQEGLMPRIIRGIFSSFGSNANITDALVEVSLVQIYQERIQDLLNHRKQVEIHMDRTSQYIARDATWRTVRSLEECMKLYGEASRMRATSATEMNLVSSRSHMILMLRMQWDEPTLPGSHAQLNMIDLAGSERLNESGATGETMKETITINKSLSALGNVVGKLVEQAKRPNKRMHIPYKDSKLTYLLQSSLGGANLVHFVLAVSGSAMWRSETASTIEFGKRALQLVLRPVRNAIDYTRLAEMEAVIERMRSHIESLEEELQLKRNSEAAGFLQLRQIAQSDDEAMQRQRRWKDKSANHKHLKRQTELTRIMANLPETFDDLTSHCILFPESKVTFRELGGLEKLIHFVERSASNYYRASAAQTVASVIDEPGREVFASLGGLDALAMLLCVQEERCKEAACVALEAVCRGCMTNKTSLSADVYAELVDLVYGYSNQQVQEAACAAIASIVDGYPEATRRFEKLDVVPKLLETIRTCPAEVVNLTKAATNCIGRLAHGDREMLQTIASLGGVDLLIDVLFSSSGDRDHQVPILASYALVNLCCSSDENLKVAMGHERYGEVKFRLLEGLARAFGTNASREGFGRATAQETAGPFPYYGVTIQDEWTYASSGGRPIFSTFMDNPQFYLYVRVETDIAFIIQDTLYEARLRKKRRNNSVYMGMAIFEGDPTLAKLGLKQLDFHGQMIEIGHYTSNCENVLHCTLPASDTPYMVVPFTSQKGRHTHFALSAFGNHPIELTSVPDQVGWVHTVLLGKWTEFTGHGGESFDWRCNPQIKLKPKEACRVVFVLSYLSLDEQRAQLRQEEEEEEWQNTRPRLHGRLFSNAFAADKRYLKAIVPLPQGSTFVASNTFASNSYITTSATLDKNGDYVYIPFTEAPYQDTYRVSVYCDSDEVEIKPMQGQASEWMCASLSGTWQGKPISVDLDTTGKMVVVMYSPGAFVRPRLLSAATQKRIAGIDSYWNTEAAVEYDSKGKLTVQVEAMMRSGALNAAGTRGTIEPGSSPTTQVLAKDIRFDLFIFTNTKCTLTQVSFDASPSSWPCPTQSTSLGLLAYPQLVEDVDAIDGVDGDDEDNSDDLASENSYGERNGISAAAREARETELLKSLEKQEAENRLLQRQLAQQACELEALRNSGVSVVTPTNCDRRRGSSAKSSGSKAPKGVSSAMVDNYATLPEGNQRSGKEASGGGSARVALQAVGRNTARGSIASPVDAKRAFTKTLSTGPAQQGSDVTRRRPMAPAGAASPMNRSGTADNMAPAAPLPQVKESVEYTLMKLREMSKRATTHARLAGNKEDTVWRAILEDIGEVQQRLLKAFHML
- a CDS encoding hypothetical protein (TriTrypDB/GeneDB-style sysID: LpmP.17.1090), coding for MLRSVHRTAPLAVTGTTAVLSTSAVSFALQTAQRTKYVRQPSAHWDPVHEDINAHVKRRIPGETRVDRVKRFAREWRNVELELGVYKDSRGREVKYRKTFVYRYTYPNAFDEFWWPCK